The DNA window ATCATGTTGCAACAATGATACACTAACGATCCAATCCatagaattaaattttaatttggtGTAGCATTCCACCTTAAACAACAAAACTGCATAATGTACTATTTTGCCTTTAACAGGCCATATCTGATGTATGACAATAATGTATTCGCTGACAGTTATTTAGAGGCTGTAGGAGGAAAATCCTGGtcaattaaaatgaaactagCATTGGCACGGGATATCATACTTGATAATAGAATATGTTATATCAATGAacttttacttgaaaaaaagACAAGCATAGAACACAAATGTTCTGTATTGTATATTCCACCTAGGATTCTTTTACTCTTGCTAAAATTTCTGAGTTCTAGTCATGTTGCCAAAGAGAGAGCTCAATTAGCTTTATCTGAGTTAGAATGCAtattaattattgataaaaatacaaCGTTAATACCCTTAGACTTCAGGGACATCTCCTGGGAGATCCTGGGGATTTGTCAACAGATGACAGGGAACCTCCAGGCTGCCTTGTATTCATACCAACAGTCACTCAGACAAGAACCATTCCATAAAATACAAACTGCTACCAAACAGAGAATTCAAGATTTATATTTAGATGAACCACCATATCAAGATTTAAATTTAGATGAACCACCATATCGTACAGCCACCAATAATTTCTATTAGCAACATGGAAAGCAAACTGTGCGAAATAGTTCGTATTCTAACGTGTATTAGTTGCACAGTTACATGCATTGGTACAAAATGATGAGTTTAGCAACAAGAGACCATTCAATATAACTGGCGAAAGATttagttttattattatcattttagggggatatttttttttaaattgctaatATCTTAAACTGAGTTTTCTTATCAATTTCAATCAGTACAGCTGACTTCTTTTGCAATCCTATTCTCATTTAAACACATATTTTTGTTACCTATATGATATGTTTGTGCTCTTgcaattgtcaaatatattccCCCCTTCTCCTCCCATTATCGGCATGAACTTTGAAGGAGGTGTATGGACTGCATGCATTGGTCATTATTTTGTATTCAAATACTGAAAAAATTGGTACAAAAGGACAGGAGAGAGGATGcttaaaatatattcttttgtgAGTTATGTAATGGCATTTCATTAgatttttgttatgcattatataAGACCAAATTATGTCATGATTCTTGTTAACTGTAGCCTTTGATTTGTGCTGGGCTTCCCTTCGACAAGCTAAAAATTACCTTTACAATAATGTATATGTGGATACAAACATTCTAAatctgtatgtacatgtaacgaTCATCGGCTCGATGAGTTAATTAATTCTATGATATGTATATTTGCCATGgctattttttaatatgaattgcgttttgtattaatgtacttgattaaagaatttataacagattaattttcaaaaaagatttttttaaaattccttaCGTGTTGTTTTACAAAATCAGAGCTACATGTAACATGATAACATAATTAAAGAGACTTGAATTATCAAAGCTTTAATGTACATATggtaaaaaattgtaaaaaataaaatgttcttaaaatgaaatgaaaacatcAAGAGTTACACAATAACAAGTCACACAATACATATGATTAAAGCTCCATACATTTAATATATTCCAGTAAGATTGTCATAAAGAAAGTGTCGCAAGATCAAGAAAACTTGATAAGTACATTGTAATTAGAGTATGTAAATAAAGTTAAACAAAATCATTGACcgaaaatgtttttaagtaaagattaatcatatttaaacatactgctaaaaaatgaaaataccaTTAAAACGTCACGTGTTTGCGAAAAATTTGAAGAAGCAGAAATACACAGTAAACAACgcgtgtacatgtatgtaaaaatgtataattatagagaaaaaattgtaaaaaaaaaaaaaaatcaaaagaacgATTTAATCGATATCTATTCCTTTATAATTGTAGAAGTCAAGTTTGGTTCCAAATGCACTTGTCTCTGACTCATGCACTTTGTAATAAACCCTGATTACTACAGCTACTGTAACCAATTTTAATCTcacgtgcgagaaattttcgcgaagtttgtaaatacatgtacctctttGTTGCGAATATTGAATGCCGTGAACCGTTTGACTGTTGTTTAGTCCCAGAAAAGCAAGAGTTTTGCAGTACAATCACCAAAAACAAAATCTATAAAGGTTACGAAATGAGACATGGttgcctttttagctcacctgagctgaaagaaGCTCAAGTGGGCATTTATGATCGCATTTTGTCTGTCGTTcacctgtctgtctgtccgtaaacttttcacattttcaacatcttcttaAAAAAGTACTaacccaattttaaccaaacttggcacgaagcacccttaggcaaagggaatttagagatgtaaaaattaaggatcaaacccctttcaaaggggagatgATTAGGAattattaaattctttttataaatatcaaaaaatcttcttctcataaactatttggccaggaaaCCTAAAACTTGTGTGTCAGCATCCtctgtagtgtagattcaaaattatgaaaatcatgaccccgtgGTAGGGTGGGGTTACAATGTTGGGTCGAagatttacatataaatatatagagtaaatcttttaaaatcttcttctcagaaactaatcagccaaaaaagctgaaacttgtgtgaaagcatcctcaggtagtgaaaattcaaagttgtaaaattcATTACCCTGGGGGGTAGAGCGGGGCCACAGCGGGGGTGGgagtcgaaattttacataggaatgtatagagtaaatttctaaaaatcttctcagaatctaatcagccagaaaagttgaaacttgtttggaagcatcctcagaaagtgtagacaagggtgggccacaatgggggtcgaatttttacataggaatataaagggTAAATTTTTAACGATTTTTGGGCTTCAAAGGGTTCGATCAGAGTTTAATGTAGGTTTATAccttatatttaaacaattgtttaggatctttttgagaactgcaatgctcaatatattatactatataAGGTCATCCTGGTAGAATAGGAACTAATTATGATAATTAACATTAGAATATTCAGGGGGAAACggattttaattattcatacaTGATCTAAATGTATTATACAACATTGTCCAaaaattttgtattatgactgaATGAAGCTGATTTAATCATACTTATTGTTCcccaggtgagcgatgtggaccatgggcctcttgtttatatgAACTCAAGGTTATTATTATATACTCACATGTCATTTGTActagtgttttaaaaaaacaaaattatatttgagATTTTCTTTTATTGTACAATCCTAAATAACAATTTAAACTGAATTAATATATACAGATTTCTCTTGACTCTATAGCTGCAGTGCATTATCTAATGTTTAATCACTACAGGTGCTTGTTTCATTCAGGgggtatattatttatatacaataacaTAGTTAATAGACCTCCTGTATGAAACAAGCGCCTATGTAAATCACTGTGCCTCAAACGATTATCAAAAACTTTGtatgtattcatgtaattttcATAACTATATTTTAAGTTCATAATATTAAAGTCCGCTTTGGtagatatattatataaatttatgaatattCGATACATATTATATTAACACCCAAAAAGTGACAATATGTTAAATTCAAGTCATTAAATACTTTAGAaaacgtttatttttttttcagggagaAACGTCTCGGCATAAAATGTCTTCCGGAGCGAATTGCATGGGTACTCGTGAATCCTTCCATCGGAGCGAAACGGCAGTTCCCCTGTATGGCTGTAAATAAACGGGTATCAGGAACAGTGTTCTATGGAACATCCAAGTGCAGCGAAATTTATAGTAAAGGTATGCATTTGAAAGTTCTAGCACTTCTTTAGAATAGTCCTTACCATGCATATAGCAGCTGTAATATAGTCTTGAACTTCCTATAGACTAGATAACATAATTAGCTCACCTGACTGGGGTTCAATTgcaatttaaattattacaaaaaagtTCTATAGCACTTCTTTAGAATAACGCTAGTCCTTTAATACCATGCATATAGCAGCTCTAACATAGTTTTAAACTTATTTCAACTGTAGCCTATGTGCTAGATAACATAATTAGCTCACCTGACTGTGTGAAATTATTACAAAAGAATGAATAGGCCAAGAACAAAATAGGTCAGAAAAGTTTACTTTAGTTGAGGTAGGGTAATATAGAAATCTTGAAGCCTGGAATTTGGGCGAGCTCACATTGGACAGAGGGGTTCAAACTTTCTCACTCTCCCACCTaccccttctctctctctctctctctctctctctctctctctctctcttgcttgttttattgttaaatacaGTAATTGTAATATGAATATTGCCCTGATGCAGGTTGCGGAGGCAGAGGGAATTTTCAACTTCCTTTCTGAACCAGAGAAGAGACAGGCCCTGCAGTTCTTACTGTCTGTGGTTAGACGATACAACTCTTCAATAGTACTAGATACTTCCAGAACCAGTGAAAGTTGTAAAACAGCTAAGGATAAGGAACTTGGAGATGTTATACAGACTTTCAGTCTACTCCTggaaaaacaaatatcaaaattagAGGAGGAATTGGAAAAATCTGTGAGGGGTGGTGTAGACCAGTGTCTATCAGTAGAACCCGCCTGTGAAAGCAATAGTGAAGACAAGCAACAGCACACCGTATACACTTACAGTGTGATTGAAAATACTGGCAATGAGGAAAAGCAATCTTACAGTTTGCAACATCTTCCTCCAAACAGaagtaaaaatttatttgaaagaatttattcCCCTTTGTTTACTTGGGAAAACACTAAATATGATAGACTGGAACACAGAAAAAGAAAGCCAATAGAAAGAAGGCAACCAATTAAACTGCTTGTTAAAACGGCCTACAAACAAAGACTTGCAGAAAATGGAGAAACTGCATGCTTGGGAAAAGAtgacagaaaacaaaatttctcttGCTTACTCTGTGATGATAAATTTTCCCAGGAAACTCCTTATTTACAGCACCTGGTGTTTGTCCACCGATCAAGCCCTTGTTGTTGTAGATTCTGTCATCAACTGCTCACATCTACTCAGTCAATCCAAACTCACAACTTGCTCTGCGGCGAATCAAACCATCTTCAAACTCTGAATAGTAGAGAAACTTTAAGAAATCTTCTAGCTCCAAATCTGATTTCCTCTGGGACAGAAAACCAAACTCATGCAGTTGAAAATAACTCCTCTCAAGAAATATTGGAAACACAATCCAAGGATTCATCATGTTCTAGATCAAGACCAGCAGGACAATTCCACAGGCAGGTACATACAGGTGAGTCCAGGTAGTTCTAGGTGAGGCCAAGTGCTAACTAATTGTCCAGTCCTCCAGTCCTTTAAAGGTGGAGACATGATTTAACtgttgtacaatgtacattgtgtaGACGTTATTGAAATACACAGTCACAAACTGTttatcattcaaattttaatgattgcGTAGAATTAGTGTTTATTCTGTTGCATTTATGCATATCTTTATACAACTTTATCATTTGTGTGGTTTTGTGCTTGTGAACTGAACTTAAATTTCAGAGGAGAAGCCATTTCAATGTTGTAAATGCAGAACCAGTTTCAGAACCATGAAAGGTTTGCTGAAACACAGACAGACAAACCGACACCTAGTGAAGGAAGGAAATGTCATCaacgaaaaaaaatatctgtgtTCAATGTGTGGAAGAAAATACTTCAGGTTAGCCCAACTTAGCCACAATATTCTCCATGTTCTTACATGATTAAACAAGATATTATCATATTTAGAAAATACTATTTTCCTCAGAATTAATTCACTCTTTTTCTAATGGAAAATTGAAAAGGACCtcagtgatattgaaaaaattattat is part of the Crassostrea angulata isolate pt1a10 chromosome 3, ASM2561291v2, whole genome shotgun sequence genome and encodes:
- the LOC128177400 gene encoding PR domain zinc finger protein 5-like, which gives rise to MEHPSAAKFIVKVAEAEGIFNFLSEPEKRQALQFLLSVVRRYNSSIVLDTSRTSESCKTAKDKELGDVIQTFSLLLEKQISKLEEELEKSVRGGVDQCLSVEPACESNSEDKQQHTVYTYSVIENTGNEEKQSYSLQHLPPNRSKNLFERIYSPLFTWENTKYDRLEHRKRKPIERRQPIKLLVKTAYKQRLAENGETACLGKDDRKQNFSCLLCDDKFSQETPYLQHLVFVHRSSPCCCRFCHQLLTSTQSIQTHNLLCGESNHLQTLNSRETLRNLLAPNLISSGTENQTHAVENNSSQEILETQSKDSSCSRSRPAGQFHRQVHTEEKPFQCCKCRTSFRTMKGLLKHRQTNRHLVKEGNVINEKKYLCSMCGRKYFRKQSLQRHLKNHKEEAPHQCEFCSFTSKEANNLKRHMDLHFESKRNFVCEVCGAAFHAKNTLDTHIAFKHNDSRLFQCNVCEATFKVKNALKRHSLVHSELKSHKCWCGVGFKRLTNLRRHTLRIHGSTDGLLPPVKRVKSLDSNKKAPVSRTDLVEHSVSDLSVADTNTHVVPFNQDTKVTNGASLVPLPQDTYRDQLRGVADVSTGQGETCGSGITVAPILLNNKNNASLHKLYPDNPQCSLSALPQSVGLSNVIRQIQEVFDLS